In Myxococcus stipitatus, the following are encoded in one genomic region:
- a CDS encoding thymidine phosphorylase, which yields MQPYELIKTKRDGGRLDPADIRAFIQAYTAGTVADYQMAAMCMAVFFKGLDSRELGAWARAMLESGEVLDLSDTPAVKVDKHSTGGVGDKVSLSLAPLAAACGVPVPMISGRGLGHTGGTLDKLESIPGFDVNLSTEEYRRLVREVGCCLIGQTAQVAPADKKLYALRDVTATVDCIPLIASSIMSKKLAEGIDALVLDVKVGSGAFMKRDEDARTLAKTMIGLGAEMGRKVVALLTDMDQPLGRKVGNALEVMEAVDMLRGEAPEDYTEITYALTAEMLVLGKKAATVDEARQKLRRAVEDGSALRKLREIIQSQGGDPRSVDDYSLLPQARSTVDVVAPRDGFVTGIDTEGVGLAAVALGAGRQRVDSKIDPAVGFTLLKKTGEAVKEGEPVVRVHYNDEAPVSDVKARLLAAYRFGDAAPAPRPLVRERVE from the coding sequence GTGCAACCCTACGAGCTCATCAAGACCAAGCGGGATGGAGGCCGGCTGGACCCGGCGGACATCCGCGCGTTCATCCAGGCATATACGGCGGGGACGGTGGCCGACTACCAGATGGCGGCCATGTGCATGGCCGTCTTCTTCAAGGGGTTGGACTCCCGGGAGCTGGGGGCCTGGGCCCGGGCGATGCTGGAGTCGGGTGAGGTCCTGGACCTGTCCGACACCCCGGCGGTGAAGGTGGACAAGCATTCGACGGGCGGGGTGGGGGACAAGGTGTCGCTCAGCCTGGCCCCCCTGGCGGCCGCGTGCGGCGTCCCGGTGCCGATGATTTCCGGCCGGGGTCTGGGCCACACCGGTGGGACGCTGGACAAGCTGGAGTCCATCCCGGGCTTCGACGTGAACCTGTCCACCGAGGAGTACCGCCGGCTGGTGCGCGAGGTGGGCTGCTGCCTGATTGGCCAGACGGCGCAGGTGGCGCCCGCGGACAAGAAGCTCTACGCGCTGCGCGACGTGACGGCGACGGTGGACTGCATCCCGCTGATTGCGTCCTCCATCATGAGCAAGAAGCTGGCGGAGGGCATCGACGCGCTGGTGCTCGACGTGAAGGTGGGCAGCGGCGCGTTCATGAAGCGCGACGAGGATGCCCGCACGCTGGCCAAGACGATGATTGGCCTGGGCGCGGAGATGGGCCGCAAGGTGGTGGCGCTCCTGACGGACATGGACCAGCCGCTCGGCCGCAAGGTGGGCAACGCGCTGGAGGTCATGGAGGCGGTGGACATGCTCCGCGGCGAGGCGCCGGAGGACTACACCGAAATCACCTACGCGCTGACCGCGGAGATGCTGGTGCTGGGCAAGAAGGCCGCGACGGTGGACGAGGCCCGCCAGAAGCTGCGCCGCGCGGTCGAGGACGGAAGCGCCCTGCGCAAGCTGCGCGAAATCATCCAGTCACAGGGCGGAGACCCGCGCTCGGTCGACGACTACTCCCTGCTGCCCCAGGCGCGCTCCACCGTGGACGTGGTGGCGCCGCGGGATGGCTTCGTGACGGGCATCGACACGGAGGGCGTGGGCCTGGCGGCGGTGGCGCTCGGCGCGGGCCGGCAGCGGGTGGACAGCAAGATCGACCCCGCGGTGGGCTTCACCCTCCTGAAGAAGACGGGCGAGGCGGTGAAGGAGGGCGAGCCCGTGGTGCGCGTGCACTACAACGACGAGGCCCCTGTGAGTGACGTGAAGGCCCGTCTGCTGGCGGCCTACCGCTTCGGGGACGCCGCCCCCGCCCCCCGTCCCCTGGTTCGCGAACGGGTGGAGTAG
- a CDS encoding ABC transporter substrate-binding protein — protein sequence MKLHRGPGLFLFLLLCVLGAAWVFASRSGYLDTLQARFFPSVREAVRLSPGDFPAGVSAPVADVASVPLRPVLVGFTPRGSAAGLLVAAGGATTLDNPAPPPGAAQGLLKTAYALDARAVLFAREEELRQALSIGAENGGVDMAMLSVDRLASWAPGLRDAAPRTVMLAGRSRGQEALAAVGVTDLAGLRGKRVGIYPFSSTHYFALWVLARAGLRTTDVRWVELPSTLDAGRALREGRADAVVGLWGDVELAARDRGGAVLATTADAPHLVATVLVARGDFAARYPDAVRRVLRGMLDAGQSVLKDPSTGARMLGEVAPYLGDPTEAIRSAPPATLADNRAFFGLSGEAPVTYDELYQSAAALFQKLKQGPQVPLAEDTRDLGALKYVSEARGP from the coding sequence ATGAAGCTCCACCGCGGGCCAGGTCTCTTTCTTTTCCTGCTCCTCTGCGTGTTGGGCGCGGCGTGGGTGTTCGCGTCCCGCAGCGGATATCTGGACACCCTCCAGGCGCGCTTCTTTCCCTCCGTGCGCGAGGCGGTGCGGCTGTCCCCCGGAGACTTCCCGGCGGGGGTGTCGGCCCCCGTGGCGGACGTGGCGTCGGTGCCGCTCCGGCCCGTGCTCGTGGGCTTCACGCCGCGCGGCTCGGCGGCGGGGCTGCTCGTGGCGGCCGGGGGGGCCACGACGCTGGACAACCCGGCTCCGCCTCCTGGCGCCGCGCAGGGCCTGTTGAAGACGGCCTACGCGTTGGATGCGCGCGCGGTGCTCTTCGCTCGTGAGGAGGAGCTGCGGCAGGCGCTGTCCATCGGCGCGGAGAACGGCGGCGTGGACATGGCGATGCTGTCGGTGGACCGGCTGGCGTCGTGGGCGCCGGGCTTGCGCGACGCCGCGCCTCGCACGGTGATGCTGGCCGGACGCAGCCGAGGGCAGGAGGCGCTCGCGGCGGTGGGGGTGACGGACCTGGCGGGCCTGAGGGGCAAGCGCGTGGGCATCTACCCCTTCAGCTCCACGCACTACTTCGCCCTGTGGGTGCTGGCGCGGGCGGGCCTGCGGACGACGGATGTGCGGTGGGTGGAGCTGCCCTCCACGTTGGACGCGGGCCGGGCGCTGCGCGAGGGCCGGGCGGACGCGGTGGTGGGGCTGTGGGGCGACGTGGAGCTGGCGGCGAGGGACCGGGGCGGGGCGGTGCTCGCGACGACAGCAGACGCGCCGCACCTGGTGGCGACGGTGCTGGTGGCGCGCGGTGACTTCGCGGCGCGCTACCCGGACGCGGTGAGGCGGGTGCTGCGCGGGATGCTGGATGCGGGGCAGAGCGTGCTGAAGGACCCGTCGACGGGGGCGCGGATGCTCGGCGAGGTGGCGCCGTACCTGGGCGACCCGACGGAGGCCATCCGGAGCGCGCCGCCCGCCACGCTGGCGGACAATCGGGCGTTCTTCGGTCTTTCCGGCGAGGCGCCAGTCACCTATGACGAGCTCTACCAGAGCGCCGCCGCGCTTTTTCAGAAGCTCAAGCAGGGCCCGCAGGTGCCCCTCGCGGAGGATACGAGGGACCTGGGCGCGTTGAAGTATGTGTCGGAGGCGCGAGGTCCCTGA
- a CDS encoding SET domain-containing protein-lysine N-methyltransferase, with amino-acid sequence MNTGEALYLHPGVKVRPCEWGYGVFTDEFIKSGDLIEECRYLKVLQKHTRHPPLDDYVFQIRWSEREQQPAGDWVALVLGYGMLYNHAKEPSAAYYRALDRDLFTFYALRDIHPGEQICISYGEEWWDSRGQGVPP; translated from the coding sequence ATGAACACGGGCGAAGCGCTGTACCTCCATCCGGGCGTGAAGGTCCGGCCCTGCGAATGGGGCTACGGTGTCTTCACGGACGAATTCATCAAGTCGGGCGACCTCATCGAGGAGTGCCGCTACCTCAAGGTGCTGCAGAAGCACACGCGGCACCCTCCGCTGGACGACTACGTCTTCCAGATTCGCTGGAGCGAGCGCGAGCAGCAGCCCGCGGGGGACTGGGTCGCCCTCGTGCTGGGCTACGGCATGCTCTACAACCACGCCAAGGAGCCCAGCGCCGCGTACTACCGCGCGTTGGACCGGGACCTCTTCACCTTCTACGCCCTGAGGGACATCCACCCTGGCGAGCAGATTTGCATCAGCTACGGCGAGGAGTGGTGGGACTCCCGGGGCCAGGGCGTGCCTCCCTGA
- a CDS encoding PilZ domain-containing protein produces MDAQLPERVSPEVGPDPGAWGGDTDMSGKIGTAMAERNNSMSDKAEDRRDSPRIPMRLKLRRAGSSADFEEREGDLSLGGCAWNGPGLEAGAQVEARFKLPILPDEVEAKGEVLHVTEGPQGPTVHVRFADMPVEAELAIARHLDDMRLAGEQH; encoded by the coding sequence GTGGATGCGCAGCTTCCGGAGAGGGTGTCTCCGGAGGTGGGCCCCGACCCGGGCGCTTGGGGCGGTGACACGGACATGAGCGGCAAGATTGGAACGGCGATGGCCGAGAGGAACAACTCGATGAGCGACAAGGCCGAGGACCGGCGCGACTCTCCCCGGATTCCCATGCGCTTGAAGTTGCGCCGGGCGGGGAGCTCGGCGGACTTCGAGGAGCGCGAAGGGGACCTGTCCCTGGGAGGCTGCGCTTGGAATGGCCCGGGGTTGGAGGCGGGGGCGCAGGTGGAGGCCCGCTTCAAGCTCCCCATCCTTCCCGATGAGGTGGAGGCCAAGGGGGAGGTGCTTCACGTGACGGAGGGACCCCAGGGGCCCACCGTGCACGTGCGCTTCGCGGACATGCCCGTGGAGGCGGAGCTGGCCATTGCCCGGCACCTGGACGACATGCGGCTTGCGGGTGAGCAGCACTGA
- a CDS encoding 5'-deoxyadenosine deaminase, producing MDLLLTGGTVVTMNREREVLVDADVLIQDGRIAKVGRGLKPRGTRRVVDVTGKMVLPGLIHGHLHACQTLFRGRADSRELLDWLRECIWPYEASHDAASMRASADLTFAELIRSGATAALDMGSVHHYDAVFESARDSGFRLVGGKAMMDTGAGVPEGLRESTAESLAHSLALLERWHNTHEGRLRYAFAPRFVLTCTPELLREVAKLSREHGVRIHTHASENAKETEAVRQYTGGQDNVDFFHTVGLMGQHVTLAHCVWLSAEEQALLRETRTVVCHCPGSNLKLASGIAKVPELLEAGVPVALGADGAPCNNTLDIFNEMRLAAVLHNPRVGPCAMTPMRVLEMATLHGARALGLEDEVGSLEVGKRADVTVVDVSGLHAGPTAEDVLSPLVHSARASDVTHVIIDGQTVLRDGVLTTLDAAAVMANAKSNVERILSRRQRARG from the coding sequence GTGGATCTGCTTCTAACCGGCGGTACGGTGGTGACGATGAACCGCGAGCGCGAGGTGCTCGTGGACGCGGATGTGCTCATCCAGGATGGGCGCATCGCGAAGGTGGGCCGGGGACTGAAGCCCCGGGGCACGCGGCGGGTGGTGGACGTGACGGGCAAGATGGTGCTGCCCGGCCTCATCCATGGCCACCTGCACGCCTGTCAGACGTTGTTCCGGGGCCGCGCGGACAGTCGGGAGCTGCTCGACTGGCTGCGTGAGTGCATCTGGCCCTACGAGGCGTCACACGACGCGGCCTCGATGCGGGCCTCGGCCGACCTGACCTTCGCGGAGTTGATTCGCTCGGGCGCCACGGCGGCGCTCGACATGGGCAGCGTGCACCACTACGACGCGGTCTTCGAGTCCGCGCGGGACTCTGGCTTCCGGCTGGTGGGCGGCAAGGCGATGATGGACACGGGCGCGGGGGTTCCCGAGGGCCTGCGTGAGTCCACCGCCGAGTCGCTGGCCCACAGCCTGGCGCTGCTGGAGCGCTGGCACAACACGCACGAGGGGCGGCTGCGCTACGCCTTCGCCCCCCGCTTCGTGCTGACGTGTACGCCGGAGCTGCTGCGCGAGGTGGCGAAGCTCTCGCGCGAGCACGGGGTGCGCATCCACACGCACGCGAGCGAGAACGCGAAGGAGACGGAGGCGGTGCGCCAGTACACCGGCGGCCAGGACAACGTCGACTTCTTCCACACCGTGGGGCTGATGGGGCAGCACGTGACGCTGGCCCACTGCGTGTGGCTGTCCGCCGAGGAGCAGGCGCTCCTGCGCGAGACGCGCACCGTGGTGTGTCACTGCCCGGGCTCCAACCTCAAGCTCGCGTCCGGCATCGCCAAGGTGCCGGAGCTGCTGGAGGCCGGAGTGCCGGTGGCGCTGGGGGCGGATGGGGCGCCCTGCAACAACACGCTCGACATCTTCAACGAGATGCGGCTCGCGGCGGTGTTGCACAACCCGCGCGTGGGGCCCTGCGCGATGACGCCCATGCGGGTGCTGGAGATGGCCACGCTGCACGGCGCCCGCGCGCTGGGGCTGGAGGACGAGGTGGGCTCGCTCGAGGTGGGCAAGCGCGCCGACGTCACCGTGGTGGACGTGAGCGGCCTGCACGCGGGTCCCACGGCGGAGGACGTCCTCTCGCCGCTGGTGCACTCGGCGCGCGCCAGTGACGTCACCCACGTCATCATCGACGGGCAGACGGTGCTGAGGGACGGCGTGCTCACCACCCTGGACGCGGCGGCGGTGATGGCCAACGCGAAGTCCAACGTGGAGCGCATCCTGAGCCGCCGGCAGCGCGCCCGCGGCTGA
- a CDS encoding PspA/IM30 family protein encodes MWDRLKRALRSFAGFFVSSIEDPELILEQNIRDLNDQVPKMNESIAMVRANVTLLEKENAKYKDDVRGMTAKVKAAIQAGRDDLAAQYATKLQVEKEALERNEAQLATARQAYEKALNVKKAFMREKDRKTAEAMTAIRDARRAKWQAKVADTMESFTVAGIDSTHDEMLRKVEERTAVNEARMQMALESVDHQASQIEEEAEKIQANELVKQFKMEMGMMDSPAPVSDVSGQTGKTIGKKVGVE; translated from the coding sequence ATGTGGGACAGACTCAAAAGGGCATTGCGTAGCTTCGCGGGCTTCTTCGTCTCCTCCATCGAGGATCCGGAGCTCATCCTCGAGCAGAACATCCGCGACCTGAACGACCAGGTCCCGAAGATGAACGAGTCCATCGCCATGGTCCGGGCGAACGTGACGCTGCTCGAGAAGGAGAACGCCAAGTACAAGGACGACGTCCGCGGCATGACGGCCAAGGTGAAGGCCGCCATCCAGGCCGGGCGCGATGACCTGGCGGCGCAGTACGCGACGAAGCTCCAGGTGGAGAAGGAAGCGCTCGAGCGCAACGAGGCGCAGCTGGCCACCGCGCGCCAGGCCTACGAGAAGGCCCTGAACGTCAAGAAGGCGTTCATGCGCGAGAAGGACCGCAAGACGGCGGAGGCCATGACGGCCATTCGCGACGCGCGGCGCGCCAAGTGGCAGGCCAAGGTGGCCGACACGATGGAGTCCTTCACCGTCGCCGGCATCGACTCGACGCACGACGAGATGCTGCGCAAGGTGGAGGAGCGCACCGCCGTGAACGAGGCGCGCATGCAGATGGCGCTCGAGTCAGTCGACCACCAGGCCTCGCAGATTGAAGAAGAGGCCGAGAAGATCCAGGCCAACGAGCTGGTGAAGCAGTTCAAGATGGAGATGGGGATGATGGACAGCCCCGCCCCGGTGTCGGATGTCAGCGGACAGACGGGGAAGACCATCGGCAAGAAGGTCGGGGTCGAGTAA
- a CDS encoding HAMP domain-containing sensor histidine kinase, whose translation MDSVLGWPHSSFDESLARAVDAQRRSVLGTGAAVRLVGATLFLLITTALWLSGGEDWAPYPPLLAPYVGVAGVLFAVRNRSEARWLGVVQSPVDVALVYGLQHLALPISPFPAGVAGFSLGLFALVVNLSGLTLRPAVVYGTAALASVAQGALMREAGVGWGAVVIAVVTLMLVAAVKQYSTARLRMLAGALTRAEVDRALEARRSQDVEEARHTISRMLDEEHAKNEELRALQRDKELLTQFLIHDLRSPLSALTMTLGWMEQELPPGPLHESARSGLTVTARLDRMIADLMDVPRLEQGRLAPRRASMDVVRMLEDVRRSLEGVARARKLTLDVVTPDTLTLHVDADLLTRVVENLATNALRYAPTGGRVRLEGGTDSQGAWLAVRNNGPPVPRELRPRIFDKYVQGDREIDTRRGYGLGLYFSRLAAEAHGGQLTVEDAPGWSTSFVVRLPA comes from the coding sequence GTGGACAGCGTCCTGGGTTGGCCTCACTCCTCTTTCGATGAGTCGCTGGCACGGGCGGTGGACGCCCAGCGGCGAAGCGTGCTGGGCACGGGCGCGGCCGTGCGGCTGGTGGGCGCCACGCTCTTCCTGCTCATCACCACCGCGCTGTGGCTCTCTGGCGGCGAGGACTGGGCCCCCTACCCGCCGCTGCTGGCGCCGTACGTGGGCGTCGCAGGAGTGCTCTTCGCCGTGCGAAACCGCTCGGAGGCCCGGTGGCTGGGGGTGGTGCAGTCGCCGGTGGACGTGGCGCTCGTCTACGGACTGCAACACCTGGCGCTCCCCATCTCTCCGTTCCCCGCGGGCGTCGCGGGCTTCAGCCTGGGGCTCTTCGCCCTGGTGGTGAACCTGAGCGGGCTCACCCTGCGGCCCGCCGTCGTCTACGGCACCGCGGCGCTCGCGTCGGTGGCGCAGGGCGCGCTGATGCGCGAGGCGGGCGTGGGCTGGGGCGCGGTGGTCATCGCCGTCGTGACGCTGATGCTGGTGGCCGCGGTGAAGCAGTACAGCACCGCGCGGCTGCGCATGCTCGCGGGCGCCCTCACCCGCGCGGAGGTGGACCGGGCCCTGGAGGCGCGGCGCTCCCAGGACGTCGAGGAGGCACGGCACACCATCTCCCGCATGCTCGACGAGGAGCACGCGAAGAACGAGGAGCTGCGGGCGCTTCAGCGAGACAAGGAGCTGCTCACCCAGTTCCTCATCCATGACCTGCGATCCCCGTTGTCGGCGTTGACCATGACGCTGGGGTGGATGGAGCAGGAGCTCCCGCCTGGGCCGCTCCATGAATCCGCGCGCTCGGGCCTGACGGTCACCGCGCGCCTGGACCGGATGATCGCCGACCTGATGGACGTGCCCCGGCTCGAGCAGGGCCGGCTGGCCCCCCGTCGGGCCTCGATGGACGTCGTCCGGATGCTGGAGGACGTGAGGCGCTCGCTGGAAGGCGTGGCACGCGCCCGGAAGCTCACGCTGGACGTGGTGACTCCGGACACGCTCACGCTCCACGTGGACGCGGACCTGCTCACCCGCGTGGTGGAGAACCTGGCCACCAATGCGCTGCGCTACGCGCCCACCGGAGGACGGGTGCGGCTGGAAGGCGGCACGGACTCGCAGGGCGCGTGGCTGGCGGTGCGCAACAACGGCCCGCCCGTGCCCCGCGAGCTGCGTCCGCGCATCTTCGACAAGTATGTGCAGGGGGACCGGGAGATAGACACCCGCCGAGGCTACGGCCTGGGGCTGTACTTCTCCCGGCTGGCGGCCGAGGCCCACGGAGGCCAGCTCACCGTGGAGGACGCACCGGGCTGGTCCACGTCCTTCGTGGTGCGGCTGCCCGCCTAA
- a CDS encoding SDR family NAD(P)-dependent oxidoreductase: MSKKLAGKVALVTGGSRGIGAAAARALADEGADVAISYVASAEKAQALVRELESRGVRAAAFQADQEVPEEAAKLIQTTTKHFGRLDILVNNAGVVAQGAVDASGNDHTSLDRQHRINVAGVIAAIREAAQVMGPGGRIITVGSSITGRVGWPGMADYTATKAAVVGYSKGAARDLGPKGITVNVVQPGFTDTDMSAGMESQKPVINAAIALGRFGRPEEIADSIVFLAGPGASYISGSVLTVDGGHGA; encoded by the coding sequence ATGTCGAAGAAGCTCGCAGGCAAGGTGGCGCTGGTGACGGGTGGCTCGCGGGGTATCGGCGCGGCGGCGGCGCGTGCGCTCGCGGACGAGGGGGCCGACGTGGCCATCAGCTACGTCGCCTCGGCGGAGAAGGCGCAGGCGCTGGTGCGGGAGTTGGAATCGCGAGGCGTCCGGGCCGCGGCCTTCCAGGCGGACCAGGAGGTGCCGGAGGAGGCGGCGAAGCTCATCCAGACCACCACGAAGCACTTCGGTCGGCTGGACATCCTGGTCAACAACGCGGGGGTCGTCGCGCAGGGCGCTGTGGACGCCTCCGGAAACGACCACACGTCACTGGACCGGCAGCACCGCATCAATGTCGCGGGCGTCATCGCAGCCATTCGCGAGGCGGCCCAGGTGATGGGCCCTGGCGGGCGCATCATCACTGTGGGCTCGAGCATCACCGGACGCGTGGGCTGGCCGGGAATGGCGGACTACACGGCCACGAAGGCGGCGGTGGTGGGCTACTCCAAGGGCGCGGCGCGCGACCTGGGCCCCAAGGGCATCACCGTCAACGTGGTGCAGCCCGGCTTCACGGACACGGACATGTCCGCGGGGATGGAATCCCAGAAGCCCGTCATCAACGCGGCCATCGCCCTGGGCCGCTTCGGACGTCCGGAGGAGATTGCCGACAGCATCGTGTTCCTGGCGGGACCGGGGGCCTCGTACATCTCCGGCTCGGTGCTCACCGTGGACGGCGGCCACGGGGCTTGA
- a CDS encoding TetR/AcrR family transcriptional regulator, with product MKPKPAAAPVGRPRGFDVDEALDRALRLFWRQGYEGTSLSDLTDALGINRPSLYAAFGNKESLFRKALDRYVERQLGLFHEAFAKPTARAAVEHLLLGLADAQTLPREPKGCITVQGALVSGADAAPVQGELAARRAAGETALRERLEQGQRDGDVPAHVDCADLARYFTTVTQGMAVQAGSGASRESLRRVARTAMLAWPA from the coding sequence ATGAAACCGAAACCAGCAGCCGCTCCCGTCGGGCGTCCGCGGGGCTTCGACGTGGATGAGGCGTTGGACCGTGCGCTGCGCCTGTTCTGGCGTCAGGGGTACGAGGGCACCTCGTTGTCGGACCTGACGGACGCGCTCGGCATCAACCGCCCCAGCCTCTACGCGGCGTTCGGCAACAAGGAGTCGCTGTTCCGCAAGGCGTTGGACCGCTACGTGGAGCGGCAGTTGGGCCTCTTTCACGAGGCCTTCGCCAAGCCGACGGCGCGCGCCGCCGTCGAGCACCTGCTGCTCGGCCTGGCGGACGCCCAGACGTTGCCTCGGGAGCCAAAGGGCTGCATCACCGTCCAGGGCGCGCTGGTGAGCGGGGCGGACGCGGCCCCCGTCCAGGGGGAACTGGCGGCGAGGCGGGCCGCCGGAGAGACGGCCCTGCGCGAGCGGCTGGAGCAGGGGCAGCGCGACGGCGACGTGCCGGCGCACGTGGACTGCGCCGACCTGGCCCGCTACTTCACCACCGTCACCCAGGGCATGGCAGTCCAGGCCGGCAGCGGGGCCAGCCGGGAGTCGCTGCGGCGCGTGGCCCGGACCGCGATGCTCGCCTGGCCGGCGTGA
- a CDS encoding cytidine deaminase, giving the protein MADEIPWERLFDEAIGVSRRAHVPYSRFPVGAAVLYADGSVVSGCNVENATYGLTVCAERNALAAGVAQGRSQPVAIAVVANTATPVPPCGMCRQVMAEFAGPNLPVQSRTPKGDVARYTLGELLPHAFTKDFL; this is encoded by the coding sequence ATGGCGGATGAGATTCCCTGGGAGCGGCTGTTCGACGAAGCCATCGGCGTTTCGCGGCGTGCACACGTGCCGTACTCCCGCTTTCCCGTAGGCGCGGCCGTCCTCTACGCGGATGGCTCCGTGGTGTCGGGTTGCAACGTGGAGAACGCCACCTATGGGCTGACGGTCTGTGCCGAGCGCAACGCGCTGGCCGCGGGCGTGGCGCAGGGGCGCTCCCAACCCGTGGCCATCGCCGTCGTGGCGAACACGGCCACGCCCGTGCCTCCGTGCGGGATGTGCCGGCAGGTGATGGCCGAGTTCGCCGGGCCGAACCTCCCGGTCCAAAGCCGCACCCCCAAGGGGGATGTGGCGCGCTACACGCTGGGCGAGCTGCTGCCGCACGCCTTCACCAAGGACTTTCTCTAA
- a CDS encoding BMP family ABC transporter substrate-binding protein, whose amino-acid sequence MTLRLQVLALTALLCACSKQKEETPPSGAPAAASAQQEAKKPIPVGLVIDVGGRGDHSFNDAALRGLELWAAGKRYDGGKYVDVPADEVRKSLPGHLASVATSLQALPIQPVVLQSKAQEDYIPNLQLLVDRGSQLAIGNGYLLANAVRTSAQENPQARFLLIDSQVLDGQGKVLRLPNVRTVLFKEHEGSFLVGALTGLVTKSKKVGFVGGIEVPLIQRFEVGYRAGVKTTNPEAAATLMSVYTGSFNDMAAGKQVAQDLIAKGADVIFHAAGSDGIGVIQAVKEARAAGKNVFAIGVDSDQSHVAPEAILTSMMKHTDLAVYQAAKDLVDGKFTATEQTLGLKENGVAMAEVRVDFPGKAEALQKVETLRQRVVAGQIQVPSVPADLAAFQAAAP is encoded by the coding sequence ATGACGCTTCGCCTTCAGGTCCTTGCCCTCACGGCGCTCCTCTGCGCCTGTTCCAAGCAGAAGGAAGAGACGCCTCCCTCCGGCGCTCCGGCCGCTGCCTCCGCCCAGCAGGAGGCGAAGAAGCCCATTCCCGTGGGTCTCGTCATCGACGTGGGAGGCCGAGGCGACCACTCCTTCAACGACGCCGCCCTGCGGGGCCTGGAGCTGTGGGCCGCCGGCAAGCGCTACGACGGCGGCAAGTACGTGGACGTCCCCGCCGACGAGGTCCGCAAGTCCCTGCCCGGCCACCTGGCGTCCGTCGCCACCTCGCTCCAGGCGCTGCCCATCCAGCCCGTGGTCCTCCAGAGCAAGGCCCAGGAGGACTACATCCCCAACCTCCAGCTCCTGGTGGACCGGGGCTCCCAGCTCGCCATCGGCAACGGCTATCTCCTGGCCAACGCCGTGCGCACGTCCGCCCAGGAGAACCCCCAGGCGCGCTTCCTGCTCATCGACAGCCAGGTGCTGGACGGCCAGGGCAAGGTGCTGCGGCTGCCCAACGTGCGCACCGTCCTCTTCAAGGAGCACGAGGGCAGCTTCCTCGTGGGCGCGCTCACGGGCCTGGTGACGAAGTCGAAGAAGGTGGGCTTCGTGGGCGGCATCGAGGTGCCCCTCATCCAGCGCTTCGAGGTGGGCTATCGGGCGGGCGTGAAGACGACGAACCCCGAGGCCGCGGCCACGCTCATGTCCGTCTACACCGGCAGCTTCAACGACATGGCCGCCGGCAAGCAGGTGGCGCAGGACCTCATCGCGAAGGGCGCGGACGTCATCTTCCACGCGGCGGGCTCGGACGGCATCGGCGTCATCCAGGCGGTGAAGGAGGCGCGGGCCGCGGGCAAGAACGTGTTCGCCATCGGCGTGGACTCGGACCAGTCGCACGTGGCGCCGGAGGCCATCCTCACGTCCATGATGAAGCACACGGACCTGGCCGTGTATCAGGCCGCCAAGGACCTGGTGGACGGCAAGTTCACCGCGACCGAGCAGACCCTGGGCCTCAAGGAGAACGGCGTGGCCATGGCGGAGGTCCGCGTGGACTTCCCCGGCAAGGCGGAGGCGCTCCAGAAGGTGGAGACGCTGCGCCAGCGCGTCGTGGCCGGTCAGATTCAGGTGCCTTCCGTCCCGGCGGACCTCGCCGCTTTCCAGGCCGCCGCCCCCTGA
- a CDS encoding ABC transporter ATP-binding protein: protein MIHARDITKEYVDGDGTRVRVLDGMSLEVEAGDFVAVVGPSGSGKSTLLHLLGGLDIDYRGEVKVGGVTLGGLKDQALARFRNTHVGFVFQSFHLIPNLSALENVLLPSYFGPRDAQAVKRAEALLERVGLGAKKDRAPVRLSGGERQRVAIARALYGGPKLLLCDEPTGNLDAATGDGVIQLFRELHREGLTVLAVTHEERMSAAARRVLRLKEGKLVEERASERAVLGGAP from the coding sequence GTGATTCACGCCCGAGATATCACCAAGGAATATGTGGATGGAGATGGCACCCGGGTGCGGGTGCTCGACGGAATGTCCCTGGAGGTGGAGGCGGGGGACTTCGTCGCGGTGGTGGGCCCGTCCGGCAGCGGAAAGTCCACGCTGTTGCATCTGCTGGGCGGCCTGGACATCGACTACCGGGGCGAGGTGAAGGTGGGCGGCGTGACGCTGGGGGGCCTCAAGGACCAGGCCCTGGCGCGCTTCCGCAACACCCACGTGGGCTTCGTCTTCCAGTCCTTCCACCTCATCCCCAACCTGTCCGCGCTGGAGAACGTGCTGCTGCCCTCGTACTTCGGGCCGCGCGACGCCCAGGCCGTCAAGCGCGCGGAGGCGCTGCTGGAGCGCGTGGGCCTGGGCGCGAAGAAGGACCGCGCCCCGGTGCGCTTGTCCGGAGGCGAGCGTCAGCGCGTGGCCATCGCGCGAGCCCTCTACGGCGGCCCCAAGCTGCTCCTGTGCGACGAGCCCACGGGCAACCTGGACGCGGCCACGGGCGACGGTGTCATCCAGTTGTTCCGCGAGCTGCACCGCGAGGGGCTCACCGTGCTGGCCGTCACCCACGAGGAGCGGATGAGCGCGGCGGCGCGGCGTGTGCTGCGGCTCAAGGAGGGCAAGCTCGTGGAGGAGCGCGCCTCGGAGCGGGCGGTCCTGGGAGGTGCCCCATGA